One stretch of Jiangella gansuensis DSM 44835 DNA includes these proteins:
- a CDS encoding ABC transporter ATP-binding protein, with product MSDVLVRASGLRVHFGDVRAVDGVDLEVRRGETLGLVGESGCGKSTLGNALLRLVEPTGGTVEFDGTDVTAAGRRELRALRRRTAMIFQDPFASLDPRRTVAESIGEPLAIHKLHRGRDARRARVGELMELVGLDPRNGHRYPHEFSGGQRQRVGIARALAGEPDFVVCDEPIASLDVSVQAQVVNLLVRLQRELGLTYLFVSHDLAAVRQVADRVAVMYLGRVVEIGDGAAVAETPGHPYTEALVSAVPVPVPSRERGRQRIVLRGDVPSPADPPSGCRFRTRCPKVFEPCPDHDPVLQPTGPAQEAACHLHGVTDH from the coding sequence ATGAGCGACGTGCTGGTGCGGGCGTCCGGCCTGCGGGTTCACTTCGGCGACGTCCGTGCCGTCGACGGCGTCGACCTCGAGGTGCGGCGCGGGGAGACCCTCGGCCTGGTGGGGGAGTCCGGGTGCGGGAAGTCCACCCTCGGCAACGCGTTGTTGCGCCTCGTCGAGCCGACCGGCGGGACGGTGGAGTTCGACGGCACCGACGTCACCGCCGCCGGACGGCGGGAGCTGCGGGCGCTGCGCCGGCGGACCGCGATGATCTTCCAGGACCCGTTCGCCTCGCTCGACCCGCGCCGAACGGTCGCGGAGTCGATCGGGGAGCCGCTGGCCATTCACAAGCTGCACCGCGGCCGGGACGCTCGGCGGGCCCGCGTCGGCGAACTGATGGAGCTGGTCGGGCTCGACCCGCGCAACGGGCACCGGTACCCGCACGAGTTCTCCGGCGGCCAGCGGCAGCGGGTGGGCATCGCCCGGGCGCTGGCCGGTGAGCCGGACTTCGTCGTCTGCGACGAGCCGATCGCGTCGCTGGATGTGTCGGTGCAGGCGCAAGTGGTCAACCTGCTGGTGCGGCTGCAACGCGAACTCGGGCTGACCTACCTCTTCGTGTCGCACGACCTCGCCGCCGTACGGCAGGTGGCCGACCGCGTGGCCGTCATGTACCTGGGCCGCGTCGTGGAGATCGGCGACGGCGCCGCCGTGGCGGAGACCCCCGGGCACCCGTACACCGAGGCGCTGGTGTCGGCCGTTCCGGTTCCGGTGCCGTCGCGGGAACGGGGCCGGCAACGCATCGTGCTGCGCGGCGACGTGCCCAGCCCGGCCGACCCGCCGTCGGGCTGCCGGTTCCGGACCCGCTGCCCGAAGGTGTTCGAGCCGTGCCCGGACCACGACCCCGTCCTCCAGCCGACCGGGCCGGCCCAGGAGGCAGCCTGCCACCTGCACGGCGTCACCGACCACTGA